From Sporichthyaceae bacterium:
GCCCGGCGCCGGCTCCGACCCGTCGGCGTTGGTCACCACCGCCCGCAAGGTTGCCGGCGGTTGGTCGATCAGCGGGGAGAAGCACCTGATCACCGGCGCCGAGGGCGCGGCCTTCGCGATCGTCATGGCCAAGGGGGGCGGTGGAGCTGACGGGTCGTCAGGCGCGACGATGTTCCTCGCCGACACCGACAACCCAGGCTGGCAGCTGACCGGCCACGCCCGGACCATCGACACCACCATGCCTGGCGGTCACCACCGCGTCGCCCTGCACGAGGTGTTCGTCGGCGACGACGCCGTCCTCGGTGAGGCCGGCCGGGGGTTCGCCTATGCCCAGGTGCGGTTGGCCCCGGCCCGGCTGACCCACTGCATGCGCTGGCTCGGCGCCGCCCGCCGGGCCCACGGGATCGCCCTGCAGCGGGCGGTCAAACGGGAGCTGTTCGGCTCCGCGCTGTCCGATCTCGGCATGGCGCAGGCGATGATCGCCGACAACGAGATCGAGCTGCAGGCCGCCCGGCTCATGCTCTGGCACACCTGCTGGGAGCTCGACAACGGCGCCCCGGGCACCGAGGAGTCCTCGCGCACGAAGGTGTTCGTCTCCGAGGCCGTCAACCGCATCGTCGACCGCTCGGTGCAGCTGTGCGGCGGCCTGGGCACCAGCGAGGAACTCGTCGTCGGACGGATCTTCGCCGACATCCG
This genomic window contains:
- a CDS encoding acyl-CoA dehydrogenase family protein, which translates into the protein MDFSFSPRVSEWRERIAEFVSAVVIPREQEAFVAGVDDDLRRELQAAAREAMVWAPQAPTELGGGGFSLAESAVLLEEAGTSLLGPLAMNCHAPDEGNIHMLDVIATPPQREKYLIPLVDGDVRSCFAMTEPAPGAGSDPSALVTTARKVAGGWSISGEKHLITGAEGAAFAIVMAKGGGGADGSSGATMFLADTDNPGWQLTGHARTIDTTMPGGHHRVALHEVFVGDDAVLGEAGRGFAYAQVRLAPARLTHCMRWLGAARRAHGIALQRAVKRELFGSALSDLGMAQAMIADNEIELQAARLMLWHTCWELDNGAPGTEESSRTKVFVSEAVNRIVDRSVQLCGGLGTSEELVVGRIFADIRAFRIYDGASEVHRMSIARHVAKRARA